From the genome of Parvularculales bacterium:
TATCTTTTTCCCCTTGCAGCCGCCGGCAGACCCGGTGTTGAACGGGCTTTAAGCTTAATGCATGCAGAAGTGGAAAGGGCAATGAGACTTATGGGAAAAAGCTCAATCGATCAGCTTTCCCCGGATAATTTACGATTTCGGTAAAGCCATTTTTGGCTACGGAGCGGATTACAGCCCATTTCAATCGTGTGCACTGCATATTTCCTGCCGATGCAATAAATACGGCGTATCGAGAATGCTTCGTCCGCGCTATCGGTAAAACCTTGCGTGTCGAACTGGCGTAAGTTTGTCTTCATTCACGACTTCCGTGCCATGGCCAGGACATTACCGGATGAGCAACCTCAAGCTTTCAAGATGCAGTTTTCCCTTTTTTTGTAGCTTTTCTCCTTTGAGGTGCTTTACCCCTCTTAGAAGCAGGCTTTTTTCCTCCGGCAATGAGCTTGGTGAGCCAGTCCGGGTCCATTTTAGGCACCGAGCTGAGCAGGAGTTTGGTATAGTCCGGATAAGGCGGCGCAAGGATTTTGTCTTTTAGCCCCTGCTCCACGACCCGGCCATTCAGCATGACGACAATTTCATCCGAAATGGCTTCGACCGTTGCGATATCATGGGTGATGAAGAGGTACGAAATTCCATGCTCCTTCTGCAACCGCAGCAGCAGCTGCAAAATGCCTTCCTGCACGATCTGATCAAGCGCGGATGTTACTTCATCGCATATGATGACATCGGGGTCAGCTGCCAGCGCGCGGGCGATGCAAATCCGCTGCTTCTGGCCGCCGGATAATTCGCCCGGAAGCCGATCATAGAAATCCTCCGACAATTCGATTGATTCAAGAAGCTCAATGACCCGCGCTTCCTTCTCCTTGCCCCGCAAGCTGTGATAAAATTCAAGCGGCCGGCCAATGATCTCACCGACGGTCTGACGCGGATTCATTGCCGTATCGGCCATCTGGTAGATCATCTGGATCCGGCGCAACTGCTCGTGGCTGCGATCCTTGAGTTTTGCAGGCAACACTTCATCGTTAAAACTGACCTGCCCCTTGCCGGCTGGCAGCAGTCCGGTGATAACCCGCGCTGCCGTGGACTTACCCGAGCCGGATTCGCCAACGATCGAAACGGTCCGCCCGCGCGGCAAACGGATCGATACATCATCCAGAACCTTGATATCATTTCCGTATGCGGCATCAACGCCATCCATCTTCAGCACCACGTCATCTGAACTTTTAGCCTTTTTTTGCAGCAGTCGGACAGACCAGAGAGATTTGGTATAGTCCTCTTTGGGCTTGGCCAGCATCTTGCGCGTCTCAGCTTCCTCAACCTCTTCGCCATAGCGCAGCACTTTGATCCGGTCGGCCATCTGCGCGACCACCGCCAGATCATGCGTGATGTAAATCGCAGCAGTGTTGAAATCCTCGACGATCCTGCGCATGGCTGTCAGCACTTCAACCTGTGTTGTCACATCCAAAGCTGTAGTGGGTTCATCAAAAATAATCAGGTCGGGTCGGGGTGACATTGCCATTGCCGTCATGATCCGCTGCAGCTGCCCGCCGGATACCTGGTGCGGGAACCGGTCGCCAATCGTATCCGGATGGGGCAGCAAGAGCGAGGCAAAGAGCGCATGTGCATCCTTGCGGGCTTCGCTGGCCGGTTTTATGCCTTCGCGTACGGTCGAAGCCACGGTCTGATCAAGCAGCTTATGAGCCGGGTTAAACGATGCTGCGGCTGATTGCGCCACATAGGCAATCCGTGATCCCCAGAGATGCTGCAGCTCGCGATCATCCCTGCCCTGCAACTCCTCACCCTTGAAGATGATTGAGCCGCGGGTAATCCGGCAGCCGGGTTGCGCATACCCCATGGCGGCCTTGCCCAACGTGGATTTCCCGGCTCCACTTTCACCGATCAGCCCAAGCACTTCCCCGCGCCTGAGTGTCAGATTCACGCCTTTGATGATGGGATTCCATTTCTCATCCGCGAATCCTTCAATGTGGATGTCGCGCATCTCGAGCAAAATGTCACTCTTACTTTTACTCTTCATCGCGCAACCCACTCGTTTTATGCAGGAACCAGTCAACGACAAAGTTAACGGCGACAGTGATCAGGGCGATCAGGGAGGCGGGCAGCAGGGGCGTGATTCCTGCCTTGATGTCAAATTTTGCAAACTGGATTAAATTCGCCGTCTCGCGGACCATTGTACCCCAATCGGCTGTGGGCGGCTGTATGCCCACGCCAAGGAAACTGAGGGCGGCGATGGTAAGGAAAACAAAGCAAAAGCGAAGCCCAAATTCCGCCACCAGCGGGGGCATGATGTTTGGCAGAATTTCACGGCGCATCACCCATGGCAACTTCTCACCGCGTAGCGTAGCCGCCTCCACATATTCCATGACGGCAACGTTCACCGCGACGGCGCGGGTCAGCCGGAAGACACGCGTTGAATCCAGAACCGCAATGATCAGGATCAGAGAGATGGTCGATGCCCCGAAGATGGACAGCAGCATCAGCGCAAAAATCAAGCTAGGGATCGCCATGAAAACATCCACGCTGCGGCTGATGAGCTGGTCAAGCCAGTTGCGGGTGATCGCGGCAACAAGACCGAGCGCGCCGCCGATTAAAAATGCAAGCAGTGTTGTGATAAAAGCAATACCGATGGTGTTACGGGCACCGTAAATGAGCCTTGAGAGGATATCCCGTCCAATCTGGTCGGTCCCCACCCAGTGCTCCGCAGACCAGGGCGCATAGGGTGTCTTGAATATCTCGGCCTCGCCATAGGGCGCGAACAGTGGCGCGCCGATGGCCATCACAAGATAGAACAGGATAACGATCATGCCGAATATCGCTGTCGGCGGAGCTTTCTTCAGCTCGATCCACATGCGCTCCCGTCTGCTGCGGCGCACCCGGACGCGGCCGACTTCGGCCTTTGCTGAATATTTTTTGTGCGATGTGTTCATTTCGGATACAGGAGCCTCGGGTTGGTGATGATGCCGATAATGTCGGCGATAAGGTTCAGCATGATGTATGTGGCCGCAAAAATCAGTGCGCAGGCCTGAACAACGGGAATGTCGCGCGAGCTGACAGCATCCACCATCAACTGGCCGACACCGGGATAGACAAAGACCACCTCAACCACGACAACGCCGACAACCAGATAGGCAAGATTGAACGCAATCACGGTTGAAATGGGGGCCCAGGCATTGGGCAGCGCATGATACAGAATGACACGCCTTGCGCTTTCGCCTTTCAGGCGCGCCATCTCGATATATGGAGATGCCAGCAGGTTGATCAGCGATGCCCGCGTCATCCGCATCATATGCGCAACGATAACCATGGTCAGCGTCAGGGCCGGCAAAACGCATTTGGCGATGCGTTCGCCCAGCGGCATTCCCGGCTCGACATTAGCCAGCGAAGGCAGGATCGGCCAGAGTGTACCGAGCAGGAGGATCAGAATATAGGCAATGAAGAATTCGGGAAAGGAAATCGTTGTCAGCGTGGTGGCACTCGCCAGTTTGTCGTAGCGGGTATTGCGCCAAAGCGCAGTGGTGACACCGAGGAAAAGAGCCAGGGGTACCGCGATCAGGGCGGCCATACTCGCCAGAAACAATGTGTTCCACAGCCGCGGCGCAATAAGTTCGGCCACTGGGCGTGAACGGTCGTAGCCGGAACTAGCCCGCCCTGAGAATGATGTTCCGAGATCGCCGGTCGCCAGCGCACCCACCCAGTCGAAATAGCGCAGATAGGCAGGCTTATCGAGGCCGAGTTCGGCCCGGAATGCCGCAACCGCCTCTTCAGTCGCCGCTTGGCCCAGAACCGCCTGGCCAAAATCACCCGGCAGGAATTGAATCGATGAGAAGATGATGACGGAGACGACAAAAAGGGTCACCAGCCCAAGGAAAAGGCGTTTGAATATAGTCATCAGAACCGGAAGCATTTTCCTGGCAACCCTTTCCCATTCGAAGAAACTCAACGATTGTGCCGATTTTCACCGATTTTCACCATTTGACGAAATTGGCACGACCAAGTAACATCACTGGGAAAAGACTAGGCGATGACGGGTATGTTGTAAAGATACTCAGATCATTCGCTCAACACTGGAGGAAAAGATGAAAACAAATACACCCAAATCACTATTCCTGTCGTCTCAGATGCAAAAACTGAAGAGCGGACAGATTTCCCGCCGCGATTTCATGTCAGCGGCCCTGGCTACGGGTCTCACCGTTCCGGTGGCACTTGGCATGGCAGGTGAGGCCATGGCGATGACCCCCAAAAAAGGCGGCTCAATTGTTTTCGGATTTGGCAGCGGTTCAACAACGGATACGCTGGATCCGGCCACATATGAAGCAAACTTCAACACCAATTGCGGATATATGTGGGGCAACAATCTTGTCGAGGTGGACGAAACCGGAAACCTGATACCCGAACTGGCAACAGAGTTCTCATCCGATGACGCCAAAACATGGGTCTTCACCATCCGCAAGGGCGTCGAGTTTCATAACGGCAAGACCCTTACGCCCGATGATGTCGTTGCTTCCATCGAACACCATCGCAAAGAAGGGTCAAAGTCGGCCGTTGGCGGCACGTTGTCCCAAATCGGGTCGATACGAGCCGATGGCAATAACGTCGTCTTTGAGTTGAATGCGGCCAATGCCGATTTCCCCTTTGTCATATCGGATTACCATCTGCTCATCATGCCCTCGGAGGGCGGTGAAATTGTCGATCCGCAATCAGGTGTCGGTACCGGCGGTTACATCATCGATGTTTACGAGCCGGGCGTTCGCTTCAAGGGGCGCCGCAATCCGAACTACTTCAAATCCGATCGTGCCCATTTCGACGAGATCGAAGGCCTGGCCATTATCGACCCGAATGCACGCCAAACCGCACTTTTGAACGGATCAGTTCACGCCATCGACCGGGTCGACCCTAAAACAGTCGCTCTGCTTTCGCGTGCATCCAATGTCAAAATTGCCGAGAAGGCGTCTACTACGCATTACACGAT
Proteins encoded in this window:
- a CDS encoding ABC transporter permease; this encodes MNTSHKKYSAKAEVGRVRVRRSRRERMWIELKKAPPTAIFGMIVILFYLVMAIGAPLFAPYGEAEIFKTPYAPWSAEHWVGTDQIGRDILSRLIYGARNTIGIAFITTLLAFLIGGALGLVAAITRNWLDQLISRSVDVFMAIPSLIFALMLLSIFGASTISLILIIAVLDSTRVFRLTRAVAVNVAVMEYVEAATLRGEKLPWVMRREILPNIMPPLVAEFGLRFCFVFLTIAALSFLGVGIQPPTADWGTMVRETANLIQFAKFDIKAGITPLLPASLIALITVAVNFVVDWFLHKTSGLRDEE
- a CDS encoding ABC transporter permease yields the protein MLPVLMTIFKRLFLGLVTLFVVSVIIFSSIQFLPGDFGQAVLGQAATEEAVAAFRAELGLDKPAYLRYFDWVGALATGDLGTSFSGRASSGYDRSRPVAELIAPRLWNTLFLASMAALIAVPLALFLGVTTALWRNTRYDKLASATTLTTISFPEFFIAYILILLLGTLWPILPSLANVEPGMPLGERIAKCVLPALTLTMVIVAHMMRMTRASLINLLASPYIEMARLKGESARRVILYHALPNAWAPISTVIAFNLAYLVVGVVVVEVVFVYPGVGQLMVDAVSSRDIPVVQACALIFAATYIMLNLIADIIGIITNPRLLYPK
- a CDS encoding ABC transporter ATP-binding protein, whose product is MKSKSKSDILLEMRDIHIEGFADEKWNPIIKGVNLTLRRGEVLGLIGESGAGKSTLGKAAMGYAQPGCRITRGSIIFKGEELQGRDDRELQHLWGSRIAYVAQSAAASFNPAHKLLDQTVASTVREGIKPASEARKDAHALFASLLLPHPDTIGDRFPHQVSGGQLQRIMTAMAMSPRPDLIIFDEPTTALDVTTQVEVLTAMRRIVEDFNTAAIYITHDLAVVAQMADRIKVLRYGEEVEEAETRKMLAKPKEDYTKSLWSVRLLQKKAKSSDDVVLKMDGVDAAYGNDIKVLDDVSIRLPRGRTVSIVGESGSGKSTAARVITGLLPAGKGQVSFNDEVLPAKLKDRSHEQLRRIQMIYQMADTAMNPRQTVGEIIGRPLEFYHSLRGKEKEARVIELLESIELSEDFYDRLPGELSGGQKQRICIARALAADPDVIICDEVTSALDQIVQEGILQLLLRLQKEHGISYLFITHDIATVEAISDEIVVMLNGRVVEQGLKDKILAPPYPDYTKLLLSSVPKMDPDWLTKLIAGGKKPASKRGKAPQRRKATKKGKTAS
- a CDS encoding ABC transporter substrate-binding protein, which codes for MKTNTPKSLFLSSQMQKLKSGQISRRDFMSAALATGLTVPVALGMAGEAMAMTPKKGGSIVFGFGSGSTTDTLDPATYEANFNTNCGYMWGNNLVEVDETGNLIPELATEFSSDDAKTWVFTIRKGVEFHNGKTLTPDDVVASIEHHRKEGSKSAVGGTLSQIGSIRADGNNVVFELNAANADFPFVISDYHLLIMPSEGGEIVDPQSGVGTGGYIIDVYEPGVRFKGRRNPNYFKSDRAHFDEIEGLAIIDPNARQTALLNGSVHAIDRVDPKTVALLSRASNVKIAEKASTTHYTMPMRVDAAPFDNYDLRMALKLSVKRQELVDKILLGHGSLGNDHPISPADRFFDASLPQREYDPDRAASHYKKSGHSGTIMLSSSDAAFAGAVDAAQLIAASAREVGIDIEVVREPSDGYWSNVWNKKPWCTCFWSGRPTADWSFSAAYTNDTEWNDTAWRTGKAPDRFNAIIIEARAELDDNKRRKLYAEATMLLHDDGGALIPMFANHLMGLSKTISHGEIAANWELDGAKAAERWWIS